The window AAAACACCCGGTAAATCCCGCCGAACGATGAAAATCTCAGTTCTCTGAGTTTCGCAACGCCTTGGATGTTTTTAACCCACGGCTCCCGCAGGAGCAGGCCATATTGCTCAAGTAGTTCCAAAGAGCGAAGAAACTTTGCCTGGGCTGGCTGAGCAAGTTCGTCGACAAACTCTGCGACCGGAATCGACCCACCAGCGGTTTCGTAGTACTCGATCTCCCACGAGGAAAAGCTAGCCACCTGTCCTATATATCATATATGGTATGCACCGGCAATCTAATGATTCGCAGCCTGTTGTAGCAAAGTGATTATGTCAGGGGTTAACG is drawn from Deltaproteobacteria bacterium and contains these coding sequences:
- a CDS encoding type II toxin-antitoxin system RelE/ParE family toxin → MGQVASFSSWEIEYYETAGGSIPVAEFVDELAQPAQAKFLRSLELLEQYGLLLREPWVKNIQGVAKLRELRFSSFGGIYRVFFFPISGRKLVLLHGFKKKSQETPKRELKTAEARMKDYVHRHGGKI